One Microthrixaceae bacterium genomic region harbors:
- the recG gene encoding ATP-dependent DNA helicase RecG, which translates to MTGDPITLAELSGFPLSSLTALASKPKKVAGLAELGVENVLDLLTHYPRRYLDRTRQARISDLSPGDEAMVIASVARVSSRRTRGRPPKVLVTAEVSDGSGYLRVSFFNQGWRERQLPVGTEAVFFGKVEIFQGRKQLSNPVVDLIGGDRTGRIVPLYAQSEKHRITTWEIGSWVEAALGKCQKRGLAEPLDDAVLGRFELVGRAEAFTSIHVPRSMADVELARRRLVFDELLRVQLALVLRKRALERTARGIVQVTTGELVDRFHDRLAFPLTGAQRRVIAEISTDLAGPHPMHRLLQGDVGAGKTVVAVSALLTAVQGGHQGALMAPTEVLAEQHHAGISALLAGLMVPGDADEGSLFEGMARERPLRVELLTNRTTAANRRKLAESLADGSVDLLIGTHALIEDAVTFRSLGVVVIDEQHRFGVEQRAALRTKGADGTTPDVLVMTATPIPRTAAMTVYGDLDVSVLDELPPGRTPISTTWVKTNGGDDIDAEAPVWHHVRAEVETGRQAYVVCPLVEESEKLEVRSAEETLERLAGGELHGLRLGLLHGRVPAADKEATMAAFRAGEIDVLVATTVIEVGVDVPNATVMVILDADRFGIAQLHQLRGRVGRGSQASSCWLVGAGTTPDGQARLEAMVRTTDGFDLAEVDLDLRGEGTLMGERQKGRNDLKLASLRRDRVWVERAREVAFELADSDPDLAGHPALRAEVSLFLDEGEADFLLKS; encoded by the coding sequence GTGACCGGCGACCCGATCACCCTGGCCGAGCTGAGCGGATTTCCGCTCAGCTCCCTCACCGCTCTGGCATCGAAGCCCAAGAAGGTGGCGGGTCTGGCCGAGCTGGGTGTGGAGAACGTCCTGGACCTGCTCACCCACTATCCCCGCCGTTACCTGGACCGGACTCGCCAGGCCCGCATCAGTGACCTCTCGCCCGGAGACGAGGCCATGGTTATTGCGTCGGTGGCCAGGGTCTCGTCGCGGCGCACCCGGGGACGTCCGCCCAAGGTGCTGGTAACCGCCGAGGTGAGTGATGGCTCTGGCTACCTGCGGGTGAGCTTCTTCAACCAGGGTTGGCGGGAACGCCAGCTCCCGGTGGGGACCGAGGCGGTGTTCTTCGGCAAGGTCGAGATCTTCCAAGGGCGCAAGCAGCTCTCGAACCCGGTCGTGGATCTGATCGGCGGCGACCGCACCGGCCGGATAGTCCCCCTCTACGCCCAGAGCGAGAAGCACCGCATCACCACCTGGGAGATCGGTTCGTGGGTGGAGGCGGCGCTGGGCAAGTGTCAGAAGCGAGGCTTGGCCGAACCCCTCGATGACGCCGTGCTCGGTCGTTTCGAGCTGGTCGGTAGGGCCGAGGCGTTCACGTCGATCCACGTACCCCGTTCCATGGCCGATGTGGAGTTGGCCCGTCGACGTCTGGTGTTCGACGAGCTGTTGCGGGTGCAGTTGGCACTGGTCTTGCGCAAGCGAGCGCTGGAACGGACGGCCCGGGGAATCGTCCAGGTGACCACCGGGGAACTGGTGGACCGGTTTCACGACCGCCTCGCCTTTCCGCTGACCGGAGCTCAACGTCGGGTCATCGCCGAGATCTCCACCGATCTGGCCGGACCTCATCCCATGCATCGGTTGTTGCAGGGCGACGTAGGAGCCGGCAAGACGGTGGTTGCCGTCTCCGCGCTTCTGACCGCGGTGCAAGGGGGACACCAAGGCGCGTTGATGGCCCCGACCGAGGTCTTGGCCGAACAGCACCACGCGGGTATCAGCGCGCTGCTTGCCGGGCTCATGGTGCCCGGCGATGCCGACGAGGGATCCCTGTTCGAGGGGATGGCCCGTGAGCGGCCACTGCGAGTCGAGCTGTTGACCAACCGGACCACGGCCGCCAACCGGCGGAAGCTGGCCGAGTCCCTGGCCGACGGCTCGGTCGACCTGTTGATCGGTACCCACGCTCTGATCGAGGACGCGGTGACGTTCCGGTCGCTCGGGGTGGTGGTGATCGACGAACAGCACCGCTTCGGCGTCGAGCAACGGGCGGCGTTGCGGACCAAGGGAGCCGATGGAACCACCCCCGACGTCCTGGTGATGACGGCCACGCCCATTCCCCGCACTGCGGCCATGACCGTCTACGGCGACCTGGACGTTTCGGTGCTCGACGAGCTCCCGCCGGGTCGGACTCCCATCTCTACGACGTGGGTCAAGACGAACGGGGGTGACGACATCGATGCCGAGGCTCCGGTGTGGCATCACGTCCGAGCCGAGGTCGAGACTGGTCGACAGGCCTATGTGGTGTGCCCACTGGTTGAGGAGTCCGAGAAGCTAGAGGTGCGCTCGGCGGAGGAAACTCTGGAACGCCTGGCTGGTGGCGAGCTCCACGGCTTGAGGCTCGGGTTGTTGCACGGCCGGGTGCCAGCCGCCGACAAGGAAGCCACCATGGCCGCGTTCCGGGCCGGTGAAATCGATGTGTTGGTGGCCACCACCGTCATCGAGGTCGGCGTCGACGTCCCCAACGCCACGGTCATGGTCATCCTCGACGCCGACCGTTTCGGAATCGCTCAGCTTCACCAGCTTCGGGGCCGGGTCGGGCGCGGTTCGCAGGCTTCGTCGTGTTGGTTGGTGGGGGCAGGCACGACACCGGATGGCCAGGCCCGGCTCGAGGCCATGGTCCGTACCACCGACGGGTTCGATCTGGCCGAGGTGGACCTGGACCTGCGCGGTGAAGGGACGCTTATGGGCGAACGTCAAAAGGGTCGCAACGACTTGAAGTTGGCCTCGCTGCGGCGGGATCGGGTGTGGGTGGAACGGGCCCGCGAGGTGGCCTTCGAGTTGGCGGACTCAGACCCTGATCTGGCCGGCCATCCCGCCCTGCGGGCCGAGGTGTCGCTGTTCTTGGACGAGGGCGAAGCCGACTTCCTCCTCAAGTCCTAA
- the rnc gene encoding ribonuclease III: MTVSRSAPQLEYPIPAPALETFLARLGYRFDDSALLGRALTHRSWCAEHSGFLSNERLEFLGDAVLGLIVTADIYSRIPDASEGHLSRVRASVVCSPALAEMAAELGIGPVLLLGKGEAATGGRQRQSILADAMEAVIGAVYLDGGMDSAQALVERLVAPRLDADGSQDHKSRLHELVAQTRQGRLAYRMTEQGPEHDKTFEAEVLLDGEPVGTGFGRSKKTAEQEAAQQAWLRLRPHNGETDPVREETDG, translated from the coding sequence GTGACGGTCTCGCGTTCCGCGCCCCAACTCGAATACCCGATCCCGGCGCCGGCCCTGGAGACCTTCTTGGCCCGGCTCGGCTACCGCTTCGATGACTCGGCCCTGTTGGGCAGGGCCCTCACCCACAGGTCCTGGTGTGCTGAACACTCGGGCTTCCTCAGCAACGAGCGGCTCGAGTTCCTGGGAGATGCGGTGCTGGGGCTGATCGTCACCGCAGACATCTACTCCCGAATCCCCGACGCATCCGAAGGGCACCTGTCGCGAGTGCGAGCATCGGTGGTGTGCTCTCCGGCGCTGGCCGAGATGGCCGCCGAACTCGGCATCGGTCCGGTGCTGCTCCTCGGCAAGGGTGAGGCCGCTACCGGTGGCAGACAACGCCAGTCGATCCTGGCCGATGCCATGGAAGCGGTCATCGGTGCTGTCTACCTGGACGGGGGCATGGACTCGGCCCAGGCGCTGGTGGAACGGCTGGTAGCCCCGAGGCTCGACGCCGACGGATCCCAAGACCACAAGAGCAGGCTGCACGAACTGGTGGCCCAGACCCGCCAAGGGCGCCTCGCCTACCGGATGACCGAACAGGGACCCGAACACGACAAGACCTTCGAAGCCGAGGTGCTGCTAGACGGCGAACCCGTCGGAACCGGTTTTGGACGATCTAAGAAGACGGCCGAGCAGGAGGCCGCCCAGCAGGCGTGGCTCCGGCTCCGCCCCCACAACGGGGAAACAGACCCCGTACGAGAGGAAACCGATGGCTGA
- a CDS encoding acyl carrier protein → MSRQEVFELVRDRLADILEIEPGGIGEGDSFSDDLGADSLALIELVEELEEELGERSVGFRIEDEDLEDLKTVRDAVDYVFEKLDGK, encoded by the coding sequence ATGAGCCGCCAGGAGGTCTTCGAGCTCGTCCGAGATCGTCTGGCCGACATCTTGGAGATCGAACCAGGCGGAATCGGCGAGGGAGATTCCTTCAGCGACGATCTCGGTGCCGATTCGCTGGCCCTGATCGAGCTGGTCGAAGAGCTCGAAGAGGAACTGGGCGAGCGCTCGGTCGGGTTCCGCATCGAAGACGAGGACCTCGAAGACCTCAAGACCGTTCGAGATGCCGTCGACTACGTCTTCGAGAAGCTGGACGGCAAGTAG
- a CDS encoding PPOX class F420-dependent oxidoreductase, with translation MTIDSDLYGLATAANFAAFTTLMADGQPQTQLMWVHASDDHLLINTEVGRQKFRNVERDPRVTVTVFDPAAPYRYVEARGRVTGTVGGDEARRQIDELSHKYTGGPYANPIGSDRVILQITPDRVVKKL, from the coding sequence ATGACGATCGACAGCGACCTGTACGGGCTGGCCACTGCCGCCAACTTCGCCGCCTTCACCACGCTCATGGCCGACGGACAACCTCAGACCCAACTCATGTGGGTGCATGCCAGCGATGACCATCTCCTCATCAACACCGAGGTGGGTCGCCAGAAGTTCCGCAACGTGGAACGCGACCCCCGGGTCACCGTGACCGTGTTCGATCCGGCCGCGCCTTACCGCTACGTCGAGGCCCGGGGTCGGGTGACCGGAACGGTCGGAGGCGACGAGGCTCGCCGCCAGATCGACGAGTTGTCCCACAAGTACACCGGCGGTCCCTACGCGAACCCCATCGGCTCGGATCGGGTGATCCTGCAGATCACACCGGACCGGGTGGTCAAGAAGCTCTGA
- a CDS encoding SDR family oxidoreductase — MPHRVGVRATNVGCDNRSVTPRNSDLTGKTVVITGANSGIGKETAIVLARLGASVTMVARNPVRAEEAVAEIRRRSGSDQVRVEQADLSNLDSVRAGAEALLANLDEIHVLVNNAGVIADERRETAQGFEEMFGVNHLGHFLLTDLLTERLVASAPARVVIVSSVAHRFAPRGLRFDDLQSARRFAMFPAYGRSKLANAMHALELARRLDGTGVTVNCLHPGTISSGFGGDGDTRLLGRLISGVGRLVMSDVETGARTSVLLASSQDPRVAGVTGGYFSHGRQWRPSRAARDLEAAKRLWQESERMVAESDSARGADPSAREETSARAETSA, encoded by the coding sequence ATGCCCCACCGTGTCGGTGTCCGGGCCACGAACGTGGGGTGCGACAATCGATCCGTGACTCCCCGCAATTCAGACCTGACCGGCAAGACGGTGGTTATCACCGGGGCCAACTCCGGGATCGGCAAGGAGACCGCGATCGTGCTGGCTCGCCTCGGTGCCTCGGTCACGATGGTGGCCCGGAACCCGGTCAGGGCCGAGGAGGCCGTCGCCGAGATCCGTCGCCGTTCGGGTAGCGATCAGGTTCGAGTGGAGCAGGCCGACCTGTCCAACCTGGATTCGGTACGGGCTGGGGCCGAGGCGTTGTTGGCCAACCTCGACGAGATCCACGTCCTGGTGAACAACGCGGGGGTGATCGCCGACGAACGTCGGGAAACGGCCCAAGGGTTCGAGGAGATGTTCGGCGTCAACCACCTCGGACACTTCTTGTTGACCGACCTGCTCACCGAGCGTCTGGTGGCCAGCGCGCCGGCCCGGGTCGTGATCGTGTCCTCGGTGGCGCACCGTTTCGCCCCCCGTGGTCTCCGTTTCGACGACCTGCAGTCGGCGCGTCGGTTCGCGATGTTCCCGGCCTACGGCCGGTCCAAGCTGGCCAACGCCATGCACGCTTTGGAGCTGGCCCGTCGCCTGGACGGAACCGGAGTGACGGTCAACTGCCTGCACCCCGGAACCATTTCGAGCGGGTTCGGCGGTGACGGTGACACCAGGCTTCTCGGCCGGCTCATCTCGGGCGTAGGCCGTCTGGTGATGTCAGATGTGGAAACGGGGGCGAGGACCTCGGTGTTGCTGGCGTCGTCGCAAGATCCGCGGGTCGCCGGTGTCACCGGTGGTTACTTCAGCCACGGCCGACAGTGGCGTCCGTCGCGGGCCGCTCGAGATCTGGAGGCGGCCAAACGCCTGTGGCAGGAGAGCGAGCGGATGGTCGCCGAATCCGACTCGGCCCGTGGTGCGGACCCGTCAGCGAGGGAAGAAACGTCGGCGAGGGCAGAGACGTCGGCATGA
- a CDS encoding patatin-like phospholipase family protein: protein MPDDMPDETQDSAPGSDPIDRPALVEGPLEGPLEAAPAKPSREKARELAREQAEAERTEREARALQAAQELARADAERLLAGPGLISPDPPIPPEVLEESWSDTARTALRDLKADLDSHRVGLAISGGGSLGSFEAGALRFLYDHTAVQPVAISGNSAGALNAAKLAEGDTDGERPIDEVERIWRSMRINSDMWEPEPWLVRLQASASWAAELREQVSDSDSAASAVRVAVRVVGSLVRRPPETDGAIEAIRDSLRAQSLLSLAPIADLVRRELRPERVKSSGIALRMGTVSLEAGELRYVTETGDLVDRHDRPVGQPPVELAAGMLASASIPLAFPPVALNGEHYVDGGAREILPLELLVERMGVQRVVAVSASSASIKRAPSFADRNMIDILRRVSAEIGPNETLRKELDPPGGWRPEVRLVVPHFNVHDSMTIDPALIAISLDHGYLRAADVLLRLGPDASELTDQITRIRVQLRHLAGPVPTIFDTTLGLARLQFTEPTDNTTGEGSDIDVTDTREALAVDADTAPEDPDESVAQRAAESVVKAAKDLTATGKARLASFIAREEQEWREGHDEPGHDLAAQDNPGAGTAENEIPDVGPPAATTIPPDIAPVTPMEAVERAAEVPLAQAAADLARQAQARADQAEKTRLEANTIEIGNLTAELRDLVERRLALGYPLPPTLVSWLSEP from the coding sequence ATGCCAGACGACATGCCCGACGAGACCCAAGACTCCGCGCCCGGCTCGGACCCGATCGACCGACCAGCCCTGGTCGAGGGCCCGCTCGAGGGCCCGCTCGAGGCGGCTCCGGCCAAGCCCAGCCGGGAGAAGGCACGTGAATTGGCCCGCGAGCAGGCCGAAGCGGAGCGGACCGAACGGGAAGCCCGCGCCCTCCAGGCCGCCCAGGAACTGGCCCGCGCCGATGCCGAGCGACTGCTGGCCGGCCCCGGTCTGATCTCACCCGACCCGCCGATCCCTCCTGAGGTGCTGGAGGAGAGCTGGTCCGACACAGCGCGGACCGCTCTGCGCGATCTGAAGGCGGACCTGGACTCGCATCGAGTCGGTCTGGCCATCAGCGGTGGCGGATCGCTGGGTAGCTTCGAGGCCGGGGCCCTTCGGTTCCTCTACGACCACACCGCGGTCCAGCCGGTGGCCATCAGCGGCAACTCCGCCGGTGCCCTCAACGCCGCCAAGTTGGCCGAAGGTGACACCGACGGTGAGCGCCCCATAGACGAGGTCGAACGCATCTGGCGTTCGATGCGCATCAATTCGGACATGTGGGAGCCCGAACCCTGGCTGGTGCGACTCCAGGCCTCGGCCTCGTGGGCGGCGGAGCTGCGCGAACAGGTCAGCGACTCCGACAGCGCGGCCAGCGCGGTGCGGGTGGCAGTGCGGGTGGTGGGCAGCCTGGTGCGGCGGCCACCCGAGACCGACGGCGCCATCGAAGCCATCCGGGACTCCCTTCGAGCTCAATCCCTGTTGTCGTTGGCCCCCATTGCGGATCTGGTGCGCCGGGAGCTGCGACCCGAGCGGGTGAAGTCCTCTGGCATCGCCTTGCGGATGGGAACCGTGTCCTTGGAGGCGGGCGAGCTCCGCTATGTGACCGAGACCGGTGACCTGGTCGACCGCCATGACCGACCGGTCGGTCAGCCTCCTGTCGAGCTGGCCGCCGGAATGTTGGCTTCTGCCTCGATCCCCTTGGCTTTCCCGCCGGTGGCCCTCAACGGCGAGCACTACGTAGACGGTGGCGCCCGAGAGATCCTGCCGCTCGAACTCTTGGTGGAACGGATGGGCGTGCAACGGGTGGTAGCGGTGTCAGCCAGCTCGGCGTCGATCAAACGGGCACCGTCCTTCGCTGACCGCAACATGATCGACATCCTTCGTCGTGTCAGTGCCGAGATCGGACCGAACGAGACCCTTCGCAAAGAGCTCGACCCGCCGGGTGGGTGGCGGCCCGAGGTCCGCCTTGTCGTCCCCCATTTCAACGTCCACGACTCGATGACCATCGACCCCGCCCTGATCGCCATCTCTCTGGACCACGGCTATCTCCGAGCCGCCGATGTGTTGTTGCGCCTAGGCCCGGACGCATCAGAGCTAACCGACCAGATCACCAGGATCCGCGTTCAGCTCCGCCATCTGGCCGGACCGGTACCCACCATCTTCGACACCACCTTGGGCCTGGCCCGCCTCCAGTTCACCGAACCGACCGACAACACCACCGGTGAAGGGTCCGACATTGATGTGACCGATACCCGTGAAGCGCTGGCCGTCGACGCCGATACCGCACCCGAAGATCCCGACGAATCGGTGGCTCAACGGGCCGCCGAGTCGGTGGTCAAGGCGGCCAAGGACCTGACCGCCACCGGCAAAGCTCGACTGGCCAGCTTCATCGCCCGCGAAGAACAGGAGTGGAGGGAAGGTCACGACGAGCCGGGGCACGACCTCGCCGCCCAGGACAACCCAGGAGCCGGCACCGCCGAGAACGAAATTCCCGACGTTGGACCCCCCGCCGCAACGACGATCCCGCCAGACATCGCACCGGTGACCCCGATGGAAGCAGTGGAGCGCGCCGCTGAGGTTCCGCTGGCCCAAGCGGCCGCCGACCTTGCTCGCCAGGCCCAGGCCCGCGCCGATCAGGCCGAAAAGACCCGGCTGGAAGCCAACACCATCGAGATCGGAAACCTCACCGCCGAACTTCGAGACCTAGTCGAACGCCGTCTGGCCCTCGGCTACCCCTTACCCCCCACCCTGGTTTCGTGGCTATCCGAACCATGA
- the rsmD gene encoding 16S rRNA (guanine(966)-N(2))-methyltransferase RsmD, with protein MSGSARGIRLTTPPGTDTRPTADRVRQALFNSLESLDAVDGAVVLDLFAGSGALAIEALSRGADRAVLVDRDYSARQAISVNLAASGFATRAEVRSGDALAAIEVGGPWDLVLLDPPYRFDEWEDLLGVIVDHLSGRAVVVVESDREVSLAPHLRVIRSKRYGGTVVLFAVPPGVNE; from the coding sequence GTGTCCGGATCCGCCAGGGGCATTCGGCTCACCACCCCGCCCGGTACCGATACCCGCCCCACCGCGGATCGGGTTCGCCAGGCGTTGTTCAACTCGCTGGAGAGCTTGGACGCCGTCGACGGAGCAGTGGTGCTCGACCTCTTCGCCGGTAGCGGGGCGTTGGCCATCGAGGCGCTGTCTCGGGGAGCCGACCGTGCCGTTTTGGTGGACCGTGACTACTCGGCTCGCCAGGCGATCTCGGTCAACCTGGCGGCCTCCGGTTTCGCGACCCGGGCCGAGGTCCGCTCCGGTGACGCCCTGGCCGCCATCGAGGTCGGCGGTCCGTGGGACCTGGTCCTGCTCGACCCGCCGTACCGGTTCGACGAATGGGAAGACCTGTTGGGCGTGATCGTCGACCATCTTTCGGGCCGCGCCGTGGTCGTCGTCGAGTCCGACCGGGAGGTCTCATTGGCCCCGCATCTCCGTGTCATCAGATCCAAGCGGTACGGCGGTACGGTTGTGCTGTTCGCCGTTCCCCCTGGAGTCAACGAGTGA
- the plsX gene encoding phosphate acyltransferase PlsX has product MGGDRAPAEIVAGAIRARDELGIDVVLVGRPDEIGDTAGLDVIAASEVIAMDADPGRSVRTMKDSSLVRAAEAVRDGKACAMVSAGNTGATMASALLRMKRLPGVGRPAIATPIPCPGADIPTVLLDAGANAECTPEWLVQFAQMGVVYARQRYGIDQPRVGLLSIGEEPSKGTPLVKETHQLLAEGGWSTVSGGTFVGNVEGRDIMSPDVDVVVTDGFTGNVVLKTLEGGMKALVKAILAAFGTDDATRAAGDVLLPALLPLYGQLDPDNTGGALLLGLNGPCIISHGSSSATAIVNAVKVAAEMVDTDLVGAIATTIRPPA; this is encoded by the coding sequence ATGGGTGGCGACCGCGCCCCTGCCGAGATCGTTGCCGGAGCAATCAGGGCCCGTGACGAACTCGGCATCGACGTTGTACTGGTAGGGCGCCCCGACGAGATCGGTGACACGGCTGGCCTCGACGTGATCGCCGCCTCCGAGGTGATCGCCATGGATGCCGATCCCGGCCGCAGCGTGCGCACCATGAAGGATTCGTCGCTAGTACGAGCCGCCGAGGCGGTACGCGACGGTAAGGCCTGCGCCATGGTCTCGGCCGGCAACACCGGTGCCACCATGGCCTCGGCGTTGTTGCGCATGAAGCGACTGCCCGGCGTCGGCAGGCCTGCCATAGCCACGCCCATTCCCTGCCCGGGGGCCGACATCCCGACGGTCCTGCTCGATGCTGGTGCAAACGCCGAATGCACGCCGGAATGGTTGGTTCAGTTCGCTCAGATGGGTGTGGTCTATGCCCGTCAGCGTTACGGCATCGATCAGCCCCGGGTCGGGCTGTTGTCGATCGGTGAGGAACCGTCCAAGGGCACGCCCTTGGTCAAGGAGACCCATCAGCTGCTGGCCGAGGGTGGCTGGTCGACGGTGTCGGGCGGCACCTTCGTGGGCAACGTCGAAGGTCGAGACATCATGTCGCCCGACGTCGATGTGGTGGTCACCGACGGGTTCACCGGCAACGTCGTGTTGAAGACGCTCGAAGGCGGAATGAAGGCGTTGGTCAAGGCCATCTTGGCCGCCTTTGGCACCGACGACGCCACTCGGGCCGCCGGTGATGTCCTGCTCCCGGCGCTGCTTCCGCTCTACGGTCAGCTCGACCCCGACAACACCGGTGGTGCGCTGCTGTTGGGCCTGAATGGACCGTGCATCATCAGTCACGGGTCCTCGTCGGCCACCGCCATCGTGAACGCGGTGAAGGTGGCCGCCGAGATGGTCGACACCGACCTGGTAGGCGCCATAGCCACCACCATCCGGCCCCCAGCCTGA
- the rpmF gene encoding 50S ribosomal protein L32 produces MAVPKKKTSKAKSRSRRASAWRLDAPSRSLCPRCGAAKVPHVVCGGCGWYHGRQAIDVD; encoded by the coding sequence ATGGCTGTCCCAAAGAAGAAGACCTCGAAGGCCAAGAGCCGTAGCCGCCGGGCATCGGCGTGGCGGCTGGACGCCCCGTCGCGGAGCCTGTGCCCGCGCTGTGGCGCCGCCAAGGTGCCTCACGTGGTCTGCGGTGGCTGTGGCTGGTATCACGGCCGCCAGGCCATCGATGTCGACTGA
- the coaD gene encoding pantetheine-phosphate adenylyltransferase, producing MTRVLYPGSFDPIHTGHIELIEVAARLFDEVVVAAITNPQKGSGLFDLDERHAMIAEAVAHLPNVSITSFGSLVVDLAREIQADFIVKGLRAVSDFESELQQAQTNLAISGVHTVFLPSATTHSFVASRLIREVARFGGDVSSMVPPSVARRLAERFA from the coding sequence GTGACGCGCGTCCTCTACCCCGGGTCCTTCGACCCGATTCATACCGGCCACATCGAGCTGATCGAGGTTGCCGCGCGCCTGTTCGACGAGGTGGTGGTGGCCGCCATCACCAACCCGCAGAAGGGAAGCGGGCTGTTCGACCTGGACGAACGCCACGCCATGATCGCCGAGGCGGTGGCCCACCTTCCCAACGTGTCGATCACTAGCTTTGGCAGCTTGGTGGTGGACCTGGCCCGGGAGATTCAGGCCGACTTCATCGTGAAGGGCCTGCGGGCCGTGTCCGATTTCGAGTCCGAACTTCAACAAGCGCAGACCAACCTGGCCATCTCGGGGGTGCACACAGTGTTCCTGCCGTCGGCCACCACCCATTCCTTCGTGGCTTCCCGGCTGATCCGTGAGGTCGCCCGCTTCGGTGGAGACGTCAGCTCCATGGTCCCGCCGTCGGTCGCCCGCCGGCTCGCCGAGCGCTTCGCCTGA
- a CDS encoding DUF177 domain-containing protein, with amino-acid sequence MDDPAPHPPRELISVTEIRRHLGSRLPVKTSIEVSGLALSDVRVLDGSDVTLTGEVESISEGVVLTGKVAVPWVGECRRCLGPVEGTSSVDVREVWEVNAVDGETWPLDHDHIDVGPLLHDTALLALPLAPLCDEDCAGPAPDTYPAAVAGDDGVVDTEPPRDPRWAALDDLDLS; translated from the coding sequence ATGGATGACCCGGCCCCCCATCCGCCGCGGGAACTGATCTCGGTAACCGAGATCCGCCGCCATCTCGGGTCCAGGCTTCCGGTAAAGACCTCGATCGAGGTGTCCGGCCTCGCCCTCAGCGACGTGCGGGTCCTAGATGGATCCGACGTGACGCTCACCGGCGAGGTCGAGTCGATCTCAGAAGGGGTGGTGCTCACGGGCAAGGTCGCGGTGCCTTGGGTTGGGGAGTGCCGCCGCTGTCTCGGCCCGGTCGAGGGGACTTCGTCAGTCGATGTCCGAGAGGTCTGGGAGGTCAACGCCGTCGACGGTGAAACCTGGCCGCTTGACCACGATCACATCGATGTGGGTCCCCTGCTGCACGACACCGCCTTGTTGGCACTGCCGCTGGCTCCGCTGTGCGACGAAGACTGTGCAGGTCCTGCTCCCGACACGTATCCGGCGGCGGTGGCCGGCGACGATGGCGTCGTCGATACCGAGCCGCCTCGTGATCCCCGGTGGGCCGCCCTGGACGACCTCGACTTGTCCTGA